The Macadamia integrifolia cultivar HAES 741 chromosome 3, SCU_Mint_v3, whole genome shotgun sequence genome segment gtaataattttttctaCGGAGGTTGGATTAAGTATCATGTATGTTGAAtacaatatataatatatatagtaAATATAGTTTCTTGTACATGAAATACTTAGTAGTAAGTTGGCTTAatttagaaaacaaataaaaaccaatAGTAAATTAAGTGAGGAGATTAGATATGCCATCAGTTTTCCTAGAACTAGCGGCTCATCCAATGGGAGGACTAGATGAGAGGGACATAGGGGACTTTTCTAAGGAAAGGAGGAGACAGATACGCACAAATCTAAATATACCGACGGAATACCCAGCCTTTTCCTAAAATTAAATAGGTAATTGCAACTTAAAATTCGAAAAAGAGAaatagtgggaaaaaaaaaacattatctACTCCACCTCATTCTCCTTATTTTAGTTTATCATTTTATATGAACATCACTGagttttccatattgaaatgtGATGTACTAAAATATTTTGTAGAGTGCATAAAATCCTTCATGCAaaaagtattaaaaaataattttgctATAATATTATGTAgagtagaaagaaaaaataaaaaagaaagtacACGCACTTTTTGTCCATACAATTTTTTAATGGTAATGTTGAATTTCACAGAATTATTTTATCACTTGATAACCTCCATTTGGCTTGAATGTTAACATGTGAACAAAAGATCTTTGGTCTACTTTCTACAAAATTCCAGTCTTCTTCAATGTATCACGTAGTATAACTTGAGGTGTTGTAGGGATACCCTAAAAAACCTACCCCCAAAAGCCAAtggaaattcaaaatatttttctttatgtGAAAACGGGAAAAGGTTAGGTCTCCGTTGGTATACCATAATTTAGCTCCTAATGTGTTCATCTTTCTCAgctcttttctgtttttcaaaATGATCCCCTTATCATTCATGTATGTATGATTCCCCATCATATGCCCCCATTGATTCTATCCCTCACATTGGTGCTTTCCGTTAACTTACCATACCCTAGTAACAGACCCATCCCACCCCCATAATAACCAATACCTCTAACATTTAACAATTCCACTTCCCGTGAGTATAAGTTATTACAATTAATCAAACTCAAATTGATTGAAGAGATCATGATATCTGACCTAAGGCTTTACATTCATGAATAACAATGGAAATTAGACATATAGGGCTATTAAAAattctccatttctttttaaagatggaatattatgagaaaatatatataaaaaaaaattcttattatgacaaaatatttaaaaattttgcTATAGTGGGAATTCTATTGGGATCCGCCTCCTCTTCAATTATTAGGTCACCCAATTAGTGTCCACTTAgcaatccaatggttgggaggaCTCGAACACGCATCCAAACATATGGGCGCACATCTCCAGGTCTGCCCAACCATTGGATAGCTAATTGGGCGGCTTAATAATTGAAGATGATATTTTTTCCCAACTCTATCGTTTGAGGCTATAGTCTATATAGGGATGTAATCGGAGGGAATTCGAAACAAATACACTAGTATCTAAATTCATATCCAATTAAAATATGTGTTATTCAAATCTAATCCAACATCTGACAGACATTTCAACAAGCATCCAAATTTGTATCTGCCAAGGAGagaaaaagtaaattactatcTGGTAATATTTGATTATACATTTTAATATAcaaatatatttgaaaatattaCACAAATAATCATATAACATCTAATAAAATCAAGCTTATGTTCTTAATTAATTTTAGATAATGTTAAGTTAATATTGGAATGGATATTAGCGAAGCAAtattatcaaaaacaaaaaagatattATCAAAGCCAACACatcaaaaaatcatcaaaatattaaAAGCTATATCTGAATTTATATCTAATTATCTGAATAGATATTGTTGATacaaattcaaattaattttaaaattttcaactatccatttatatcTCTGGACCCGCGTTTCTAACAGTTCAAAACAGTTCATGTTTGTTGTTCCTACCAACCGATTGGAtacacaaaaaatcaacatgaacagatctctctctctctctaactggAGATTCTCGAAAccttttggatttttcttaaaCCATCTCTAAATTTAATGGGTTGATTTCTAATAAGCATGTTGTGATCAAAATATCATGTCAAAGACTATTTATGGGCAATTTAATTTCTTGGGTGGGTTCAGGAAAAGTATATCTCAGAACGTGAAGCAGCCACTAGTGGAGCCATTATTGTGAGACATGAAATAATGGATTTTTGTTGATAACCTCACTTGAAGCAACATATAAGGCTCAATCTTGGGTGGAAGACCATTCGAATACTTACAATTTTGAAGGGGCCCACACTGCAAAAGATAATAATTTAGGGAAATGATCCCTAAAAGCCTTCAGGAAGCCCTTTTGTTTAATCTCATGAGACATAAAAGTCATGATCCATGTGTGGTGCTCTGAAATTCCCCATCAAATTGGAAAACCAACCCCTTCCAAGTTGTTGATATTGTCTAACTGCTTTTAGAAGATGATTTAGAAGATGATCATCACCCTAAGAATGCTTTTCCTGAAATTTAGTTTTCGAGGTCAAGATGGGTCCAGAAGGGTCCTAATTGCCTCGCCACAATGAGACTAGGATAGTTAATAGAAACTCCACATATATGTTTTTATATATCTGCAATTATTGTAAATTAATCTACATGGGGATGGGGGTTCAATATTATTATTACAAATtaatcaaagggagggggtgtTTCAATACCCATAAGTGTAGACTTATAGGACCGAGTTTTACCTCACCCATAGGTCAAGCAGAATCCCTTCACCATGAATGATTACGATACGGGGAATTGAGAAATGGGTAGTTTGTCTAAATTGGGAAGTAATAAATGACCCTAGATGAGTAAGTGAAAGCTCTCCTCTATAAGCAAAATAGTTATATATAGTTGTTTTTATTATAGGTGACTTAACCATatattaattaaaacaaaaggaTGGTAACAATATTGGTGGACTGAAAAAGGAGATgtatttttctattaaaaaaaaaaaagagacctaTTTCAAAAGCTTCGTCCAATATAGGAGTAGTTTTAATGCTTTTTGGCAAGTGGATGAGTCTAGACCCCACGTCCCATCTTTGATCAACAAATCATAAAATTTTTACCTTAACTAAgatcataataaaaataaaaaaaaattggttattATTAGAGGTGGCAGATTAGAACAAACTACTCTAGAAATTTGCATGTGTTATACTCTCATTTCTTTTATAATCTCCTTAGATCGCATCCCCACAACTAGCAACACCATTTTGTTTACCAAAGTGCCCACGTGTGggcaaaatattttattttattttattttattttatatgtcTAATCTATTGTGACTATACTGATAAGGAAGTAGCATCAAATatacaataaataaaaacaacattAAAGGTATATGagctcctttcttttcttcccatcACAAAAACATATAATATGTCTCATTTAAATATTGTTCCACAGTAACATACTTGTTTTATGAATTAAACTTTGGGGCTGTTCTACAGTAACATATCTTTTTCATTAAAGCTACCCTTGAATATCCACATTATGATAGTACTCGTATGGATTCAGGCATACCGCATACCTCACCTTTAAAAtctaatcattaaaaaaaaaaattgtttaaatATTCATATTGAGTCATTCATATCCGATGTGACATCATTTCTTTCGGGTGGAAATTAAACCCAACAATAAAAACTAGTATAATTTTAAAGATTCACGTATAACTCACCTTTAAGGAGTgattgttggggattctttcaccatattaaatatatgaataatcctatagtgtttagaatacaagaatcatcaatcaatcataaaagattaatcataggtatagtccctaaaccaagaacaataaagtatcccatcttaaaatatataaccatatagatttaccatatctataataatcaatgggacaaccatgacatgaaccataaatgggaataaagaagtacctgtgtcccatgaacatagatcatgaaacTCTGTCCCATGtagttaaacattactcccataaAGAtaacaatgacgaactacgcaagtggagtccttctactgagatcttctgcagccttttactctagggtttcctttctttctgtgcacttgctcttgtgagaaagccgtgctcccaaaaccaataaggtaTTAggtaaagtaatggctgcagggaccgttagtattctatttataatataatccctaaaaccctattccactctcacaatggaaagagttaggagtttcctaatcagagtggatctataattgcttgggcccaatggatcaatcggtatcagttaagcccacataaaaatcctaacagtgatcattaaaaaaaatgttttaatcTTTATAAATATTTGCATTGGGTTATTTACATCCGATATGAGATGGTTGCTTCCAAgtagaaattaaagaaattttttttttttttttttttggagggtggTAAATTTTTCCCAGAGGAATGGcatatgaagagagaatggcatGAAACACATACGAACCCTCTCCAAGGTGGTCCAGATGAACCCATCTCAGAAAATAACTCAACCAACCAaaagggatatatatatatataaaaaaaaaagggtcattcactgtctatatatatatatatatataaaagggtcATTCACTGTCCGGGAGCTCTAATGAATCTGTCATTTGCAGGCTTAAAAAAGTTCATGCCCCTCACCAATTTGTACTCTTAAACCTGAATTAGTAGTTATCATTGTTGTTATGTAAAAACAGAAGACTAGATTGCTGCATGAACAAGACACAATAGTCTTTTTAAAGCAACGAAAACACTCAAAGCCAAAATTTGGAATTTGAGAGTTGGGCCTaccttttataataaaaaaaaaaaaaaagagagagttgGGCCTACCCTACGTATACCTACCTAGAAGACCTTGACTTTTATGACTCTTTCAAGCACAGCCTCCATCAGGACCTCAGCCCCTCTACAGAAAATACTTAAACTTCGGCCAAAGGGATTGGTGATGATAATACACCCACACCCACCTCAAAAAGTCTCAAACTACTACaatttcttccattcttttacCTTAGGTTTCTCAACCATGGCTGATCTCCGATGTGATGTCCCTGAAAACTATGGCTATTCATCAGATTCCAGCATCCGGGCTCGAAGAACAGCTCAGAACTATGAGAATTATCGGTATTTAGATGGTGGTGGGATTGAATTTAGAGCAAGATCAGAAGGAGATCATGAATCAGGACCTCCATCACCAACACTGTGGAAGACAAGCCCAGCTAGAATTACTGAATCAGAGGCTTCACTTCTTCACCCCAGCTCCCTTTCTCCAGTATCTCGGAGGCATGCGATTGCCAAAAGCCGAAGAGAGCTCATGGAGATGATTCGAAACATGCCTGAAACTTCCTATGAGCTCTCCTTGCAGGACCTTGTGGAGCAACCACATGTGCGGGATAGTAGAGATATGAACAGTAATGATTCAAAGACTTCGAGAGAGAAagcaaagaggaaaaagaaccAGGAAAGAAATAAGGGTCGGATGCGAAGAAGTGTAAGTATGGAAAATGAACCTGTCCTGCTTAAGATGTTCTTCCCACTTTCTCTGGGGTCGATGAAGAAGAGCTTTTCAATGGATACAGGTTCCAAAATCTCACAAAAATCTCCATCTTTGGATGCACAAGAGAAAGGTGTTGATAAGGAGTGGTGGAAGAGAAGGTATTCAGTTGCAGGGGACAGTGATAGTGGGGTAGCAAGCAGCAATAACAGTGGAAGTACTGGAAGCAGTGGAAGCAGTAGTATTGGAAGTAgaagtagcagcagcagcaaaggAAGAAGGTATGTAAATTGGTTTCAGTTTCTCTGCATAGATACATCAAACAGACTTTCAGAATGATCTAATCTTAGTTTAATGATTTCTTTCTAAAGAAAAATTTAGAGGCTATATATCAGTTTACAAAACAACAAACAAGGGGAAacacttgaaaatttttataagaaaattgaAATCCAGTAGAACTGTTCCGCCACCCCCTCCTTCCTTTCCCCTCaaaccccttcttcttcttctctctctgtctatctctctctctctttcttctgtttctccCTTCTTTCCCTGAGGGGGAAGGGTTTTCTGAATAAGAATCTCTTCAAATATGGTTCCGTACGGATTTGAAGGAATATTTGTCTTTAATTACTTCTCAAATACCAATTTGCTCATCTGCTCTGTTTCTTCCTTCTTACCCTAAGATGGGAGGTCTTCTGAATAAGaatcacttcaaatatgatTCCCTTTGTCTTTAATTACTTTTGAAATACCAGTTTAGGCCTGAAAGCATATCATATAGTtaatcaaacttttgagtttccaTATCTGATATGATAGGTTTTCTCTTCTGTTAATCACTTGAGTGGGCAACaagaaaggggttttttttgggggggggggggggggagggggaacaaATACAGCAGCCTTGAACTCCCACTTTCCAACTCATCAAATCAAGCAAAGATTCATATCGGATTTGGAAAATCTAAGTCCAAATAGGCATCAGGGACAAGTGTGTTACTAGGATACCAGGTTAATAGTCCAGATGTTTTGAGTTGAAAAGGCCACTGTAAAGgcttttattttatgtattgATAATGCGTGTCAACATTGTTCTTGAACAGGGCTTCTCTGTGTTGCAGGCGAATTGGTGGCTTAATTGATTGCTGGTCCTGCTTCCAAACCATGGAAAATACCTTATGAAAGAAGGGCTCCCTTTTTTGAATGGGGACACCATATATaagtatttttgtaattatctaTCTAATAGGACTTAAAATAGCAGAACAGAGGTCCTTACTTTCCACAGAATTTCAGTGAGAGCATTGGTTTCACCATTACAGATGATCTTAATTTGAATAGTGAGTTATGGGTTAGCCTGCAGTCTCAAGAATATGGAGAGACATAACTGGGAAGGATAAAGCCTGAGATTGCTTTAGAACAATTAATAGTGCTTTTTGTTCAATTTAAATTCCAACCATATCAACACATTGCAGGTGCTATTCCTGCAAGAAGCCAAGACTCAAGAATTACCAGGAGAGATGAACTTCAAAAAGCAAATATGAGCAAGAAGGCtcttttcacattttttattttcttcccgGCAATAACATCTTTTCACGTTTTGGTTTTATTCATTAATCCCAATTATGCTTTGTTTGTAATAATTAAGTGCATTTCGCTCGGAGAAAATATAGTTGCTCATCCCTCAGCAACTTCTCCAAATCAATCTTTAATACAAAGAACTTCTTGAAATCAATCAAGAGAAGCTTAGTTATAAGAAATTCACATGTCGTATGTAATGGTACTTAATCTATTCTTTTCAGTATTGATGAATGGAATAATCTTATTAAAGAGGGGGTGATGGAAAAAGGTCCAGGAACATATTAGATACTTTCTGCATATCAAAGCTCTTAAAGAGAGTTCAATCCAAGGTTGTTGTGATGAGGCCGATTCTGATTTCAATTCCGATTCTGGTCCAGATCGGTTAAAATCAGGCGCTTCACTCTCCCCCCATCAACCACTTTCTCAATCGGCTCAGACCTTGTAGTAAAAAAAGTATACTCTTGTCTCTCTCGCTCCTGCAGCCTCAACGGACACCCTGCTGCATTCTcactccccctccctctctctttatcCAAGGAAGCCTGAGCCAGAGGTTGGAAGGAGATGTTGTCAACCATGCCAAGCCACTGGTGTGCACTGTAGTGCTGCTCCAGATTTTTGGCTTCCTTAGCACCCTCCTCCATTGCGGCCACTGTGTTGTAGTGGACCGTAAATGGTGTTGCCCGTGCTATCGTGTGTCATGACACGAGCATGTACCTTACCCAATTGGAAGCTCTATCTTTGAACTTGTTCACAATCATCGTCCTATGTCGGTTTCGTATATgatcttcccccacccccaagcCACCATCCATCCATAGGAAGGAAGAGTATAGGAGTTACAATTCCACCATACAAAATTCTTTAATGCTCAGATAACATGTGAAACCGAGGGAATGGGATTCTCTCTTGTTTCTAATCTGGCTCTGTGAAACATGAGGTTTCTCTGCAATTTTGGGCAGCGATTGTGGGGTCAATCTTTGGTAAATCACAACAAAATCTGTTGCTTAGATTCTCAGGTAATCAATCATTTTAGTCCACACCCTTGCTTTACTCAAATCCTTGAAGATCTGGAGAGAGGTGTATCTACTTTAGGTTCCCAGTAAGATTAAAATTCAGCAAATTCAACCACCAAACAAGGCAGGAAAGTGGTTTAAAATGTATAAAATCCACCAGACAAATAGAAGAAGCTTTTTATATCCCTATTGAATACATAAAATAAGGAACTAAAAAAGTTTAATTGATCCAAGCCAGTGAATAACATCTTTTTCATAAACATgtcccataaaataaaataaagatcaaGGAAATTTCACTGACTTCAACATTTACATTCTATCTCTGGAGCCCACAAGCGAATATGTTCAACAGAACCCTACACTAATTACAGCATCCACTTCCTTCATTAACTCCCCcacccgccccccccccccccccaaaaaaaaaaatcggaaAATAATGGTTCACAATGGGACCTGAAATTTATCATATTTAGAGGTCACCTTTGGAACTTTCTAAATTTAGAGATGGCTGAagcaaaagaaaacagaaataataGCAGTCAATTATCTTTTTCATCATCAGAATCCAGCACAAAAGCTCCTCTTACCTTTGCCCTGCCCAATAAGGTTCCAAATGTAAACACAATGCATATGAGAGAATTGAAACTGTCAGTATGAATGCAGATGCTCATACCTGCGATATGCAGGGACAACCCGCTGGCTGACTTTTGTAGGAAAAGAATCCTTTGCAAATGGCTTCTCTGTAGTGTAAGCATAcaagttatttatttttgttttttttttcacgagATACCAAAGACTTAAAAGTGACACATATGGAGAAAACAATGAAATACTACAAGTCATCCTACAAGTGACTTTTTTCTGCAAAATGGATAGAGAGTttatactaaaaaataaataaataaaggagggtACAAGAGACAGAAAAGACAGGAGATTGAATAAGAATAGGAAAAAATTCTCACAAATCAGCAGCCACATATAACCCATTGGATGACAGTTTTATCTGGTCTGAAAAAAACAGAAGCTATATAATATAACTTGACAAGTATGATCACTATGAATGAGCATATGGTATCTAGAGCTAGAGAAGTTAATACATTATAGAACTTTTTACTTTTGGACCAAATCCATATTGAGTAGCACTATACAACATTGTGGAGAATTGATAATACATTCCAGTGGTTTGTCAAAAGAAAAGATATTCTGACgtctgtttctatttcttgttaCTAATATGAACTAATACAATACAAAACAACTGACATCCTGGATAATATGAAATTTCAGAGCATTACAAACTCTTTTGAGCCGACTTTCCATTCTAGGCAATGTTTATCTAtacaaaaatttgattttgggcATTGCTTTAGTGCATTGTCTACAAAAGTACAAAGGTTTTGAGAATTTCCTTAATTGATCACCTCCAATTTGGAGTTTGACAAATCTCAGCCAAAATAATATACAGTTACGATTTCTTAACCAGGTATTAATCTAAATTAACAAATTTTCTTCACTGATACTATCTTAGAAATTCATTAGTTTCTGGTATATACTGGATATTTCAGGCGTCTCACTCAAATATAGAGATGTTTCAATATGTTATCCACATTAAGGAAGCCCAAACCTTGATAGGGATGCTTTAAAGGGAAAAACTAATAGTGGGTTACTTCTTCTGAAGATGCAGACATAACTACCTCAACTTTGTCTTTGTTCTCATGCTTCATTCAAGCAGTCTAGTAAGCTCTCTTCACAAATTATAAAGCAAACACAACAGACAGCAAGTGAGTCCATAATCAATTTACAAACATGTTGAACTATCGCTGTTCTCAAAACAGAGCTAATCCCGATAAGGGATTAACGACTTCTGGACAGGTCCGATAGGGGcattaatgcaggagtagattacaagtaactaactccacagtttataaccccaaacaatacaaataggagcaagaaacaaagaaataataccatcaaataaaccctcaaggatacaatacccatataggagcaaaaccagcccaaaacccaacctgataggagaaagaaagaccttctatagagctggagagagaaaggtgcggtcaggtctgtgggagtccgattgagctgtacttttgggtgtagatagtccctagggagggcaccaaaacccccaaatatgaagggcttatGACGGCTGATTATGGAGTtacgcactttcttgatttttcagacctaagagaaagaatgtgaagaattctgcaggaacatcaacttgtcttcttcaaataaccttcaagagagaaTCGATTGATCTTTTTaaagtatagaaccagtcctccaaaggatctgtagatcaaatctcaaacttgggtagcaatgagggtcgattggcttcaagaacaagaactctttggctggttgattctgattttgtatgctttaacaggtctgaacttctaataacaataaacagaaaataaaaatagaaaaagaaggatcgatggagggttgagaagggtgaaagagaataaaggaatgggtatctcacccctcaggttttgggtatcacacccctcaaaggtttaggcatctcacctctcaataacagtttttttagctaaagagtaatcactcaataattcattcattcaaaactcccattatgagtacataggctcctctatttatagagggcagaatagcaatcaaactacttaggagctagtttcccaataggactagacactcctactacaactaggagctagtttcccaataggattagacactcctactgcaactaggaattcaaaataggactaggacttgactttatgactccaacatggagtagaactaactAATTAATAGTctatataggactttacaaccgaccaatggcctaatgggcctttattgaattaaatagcaactaactaaactaatgaattaaatcccgtttttctaccttctacctatattttaggcccattaaagtggcccatttcaaagaaaacccatgggatcaaaggcccaacacatatataacacaacccaaggtttatttgtaataaaataagcccaagtgacttatctacataccacttaatgcaagagtagattacaagaaactaactccgcagtttataaccccaaatatGAGGGCTTNNNNNNNNNNNNNNNNNNNNNNNNNNNNNNNNNNNNNNNNNNNNNNNNNNNNNNNNNNNNNNNNNNNNNNNNNNNNNNNNNNNNNNN includes the following:
- the LOC122073516 gene encoding uncharacterized protein LOC122073516 isoform X2: MIIHPHPPQKVSNYYNFFHSFTLGFSTMADLRCDVPENYGYSSDSSIRARRTAQNYENYRYLDGGGIEFRARSEGDHESGPPSPTLWKTSPARITESEASLLHPSSLSPVSRRHAIAKSRRELMEMIRNMPETSYELSLQDLVEQPHVRDSRDMNSNDSKTSREKAKRKKNQERNKGRMRRSVSMENEPVLLKMFFPLSLGSMKKSFSMDTGSKISQKSPSLDAQEKGVDKEWWKRRYSVAGDSDSGVASSNNSGSTGSSGSSSIGSRSSSSSKGRRRIGGLIDCWSCFQTMENTL
- the LOC122073516 gene encoding uncharacterized protein LOC122073516 isoform X1, which encodes MIIHPHPPQKVSNYYNFFHSFTLGFSTMADLRCDVPENYGYSSDSSIRARRTAQNYENYRYLDGGGIEFRARSEGDHESGPPSPTLWKTSPARITESEASLLHPSSLSPVSRRHAIAKSRRELMEMIRNMPETSYELSLQDLVEQPHVRDSRDMNSNDSKTSREKAKRKKNQERNKGRMRRSVSMENEPVLLKMFFPLSLGSMKKSFSMDTGSKISQKSPSLDAQEKGVDKEWWKRRYSVAGDSDSGVASSNNSGSTGSSGSSSIGSRSSSSSKGRRASLCCRRIGGLIDCWSCFQTMENTL